In Desulfosoma sp., the sequence ACTTTGTCTATCTTGTTAAAGACCAGTACCGTGGGTTTGCGATCCAGTCCCAGTTTTTCCAAGATCACGGCGACGGATGCCATCTGTTCTTCGTAGTGCGGATTGCTGAGATCCACCACGTGCAGCAGAAGATCGGCGTCGTTGAGTTCTTCCAAAGTAGCGGCGAAGGCATCCAAAAGGTTTTGGGGCAAGTTGCGAATGAATCCCACAGTATCAGTCACGATAACTTCCATGTCCCGAGGAAAGCGAAGGCGTCGAGTCGTCGGATCCAGGGTGGCAAACAGTTGATCTTCAGCCCAGACACGGCTGTGGGTCAGAGTGTTGAGAAGGGTGGATTTTCCCGCATTGGTGTAGCCCACGATCGAGAGAATGGGAAGGGTTTGCCGCAACCGCTTGGCTCTGCGTTGGGACCGATCCTGACGCACTTGTTGCAGTTGCCGTTCCAGATGGGCGATACGGTCCTTGATACGACGGCGGTTGATTTCCAGTTTCGTTTCTCCGGGACCTCGCACGCCGATACCGCCCCTGAGGCGCGACAAGGCGTCGTCTTTCACGCCTAACCGAGGCAACAGGTACTTCAGTTGAGCGATTTCCACCTGAAGCTTTCCTTCTCGGCTCTGAGCACGCTGTGCGAAGATATCCAGAATCAATTGGGTTCGGTCGATGACACGGAGCTCGGTCGTGTCCGTAATGGATCGAATCTGGGATGGGTTGAGATCCTGATCGAAAATCAACAGGTCCACACCACATTGCAAGGCACGAACGATGATCTCACTGAGTTTACCCTTACCGATAAGATACTTGGGGTTGGCTTGGCGTTGCCGCTGAATGATCGTGTCGGCCACACTGATACCGGCACTGCGTGCCAATTCCTTTAGTTCCGCCAGAGACGCTTCGGCGGCTTCCCTTTCTTCGGTGGTGACACTTACGAGAATCGCCCGATCCTTGGCATCTTCCGCTGCTAGGGACCGGCGTCCCCGATCCAGTTCCTCTTCCAGGGACTGGACGAATTCCAGAAAGTCCAAAGCCGGTTCCGAGCATGGAACGGGCGGCAGGACACGCCATGCCCCTTGAATCCGGCTGGAATTGGGCAAAATATGGGCTATTTCCAAATCCTTGGCGCCCCCGTGCACGTCCACGCGAATGACCCCGATGCAGTCCAAGCGCAAAAAGATAAGGTCCATGAGATCGTCTTGGGTGAGGGGTTCTTCCTTCAAATGAGTATGGACGAATCGAAGCCCTCGAAGCCTCCATCGACCGGCTCGAGACTTGGGAAGGTCAGGAATGAAAAGGGATCGAGACCCTCCCACTAGGACCATTTCCACGGCGCCGTCTCGGCCGAGCATGACACCGATTTGACGGCCGCTTTCAAAAGAAAGGCGTGCCAAATCCCGAGCCAAGTCGGGAGAAACCACGTCTCGGGGTAGGGATCTTCGGCGAGTGAGATTTTCCAGGCGCTTGCGCACCTGTTTCTTCAGACCTGTGATATCTCCGTAAACCTTTGAGATGGCAAGACCTCCATAGAAAGAGTGCCCCCTCGGCGGCCGAAACCGCCGAGGATTCATTTCTTGAAGCCAATCTGTGAACATGAGGGATTTTAAACCACAAAAATTATAAACCGACTGCGAAAAAGAAAAAACATTTTGGGAGCGAGACGGCACGGGTGGATCGGAGACATCTCAGGCTTGGTACGGATTCCGGCGATCCAGCAAGCGCACGGCTTTTCCGTCAGTCTGAGGCAGGCCGTGGGGTTCCACCAGACGCACTTCGGGAGTGACCAGCAGTTCGCTCTTAAGCTCCTTGGTGATTTTCTTTTGAATCCTTTGCAGGTGTCGCATGTCTTCCACAAAGATTTTGTCCGTCACTTCCACTTCCACGGTCATGACATCCACATTGTTCTGACGATCCAGAAGGATGCGGTAGTTGTTGCCCACTTCAGGAATGCCCATGAGTACTTGTTCCACCTGCACGGGGAAAATATTGACCCCTTTGAGGATGAACATGTCGTCCGAACGTCCCTGAATCCGGTCCAAACGCCTGTGGACTCGGCCGCAGGGACAGTCTTCCGGAAGGATACGGCTCAGGTCTTTGGTACGATATCGAATCAGGGGCATACCTTCTCGGGTAAGGGTGGTGAGGACCAGCTCACCCAATTGGCCCTCCGGAACGGGATCCAGGGTTTTGGGATCCAAGACTTCCACCAGGTAAGCGTCTTCCCAAATATGCAATCCGTTTTGATAGACACACTCAAAGGCGACGCCGGGACCGTTCATTTCCGACAGCCCGTAGCTGTTGAAAACCTTCACACCATAAAATTCTTCGACACGGCGACGCACTTCTTGGGAATAAGGTTCCGCTCCAAGATAGGCGATCCGAAGCTGGAGATCCCTTTTGGGATCCACGCCCATTTCCGTCATGACGTCCATGAGGCGCATGGCATAGCTGGGAATGATGTGCATGACGGTGGTGGAAAAATCGCGCATGAGCTGAATCTGGCGTTTGCTGTTACCCGCACCGGAAGGAATGGTCAGAAGACCCAGGCGCTCCGCCCCGTAATGAAAACCAAGTCCACCGGTAAAAAGCCCG encodes:
- the hflX gene encoding GTPase HflX produces the protein MFTDWLQEMNPRRFRPPRGHSFYGGLAISKVYGDITGLKKQVRKRLENLTRRRSLPRDVVSPDLARDLARLSFESGRQIGVMLGRDGAVEMVLVGGSRSLFIPDLPKSRAGRWRLRGLRFVHTHLKEEPLTQDDLMDLIFLRLDCIGVIRVDVHGGAKDLEIAHILPNSSRIQGAWRVLPPVPCSEPALDFLEFVQSLEEELDRGRRSLAAEDAKDRAILVSVTTEEREAAEASLAELKELARSAGISVADTIIQRQRQANPKYLIGKGKLSEIIVRALQCGVDLLIFDQDLNPSQIRSITDTTELRVIDRTQLILDIFAQRAQSREGKLQVEIAQLKYLLPRLGVKDDALSRLRGGIGVRGPGETKLEINRRRIKDRIAHLERQLQQVRQDRSQRRAKRLRQTLPILSIVGYTNAGKSTLLNTLTHSRVWAEDQLFATLDPTTRRLRFPRDMEVIVTDTVGFIRNLPQNLLDAFAATLEELNDADLLLHVVDLSNPHYEEQMASVAVILEKLGLDRKPTVLVFNKIDKVDSETVARALRRYDAVAVSAIDRNTLMPLLEVLQDKVENFFLPEKAEALQESSLAETALEKTSPEDVNEDLLGTRLVVS
- a CDS encoding phenylacetate--CoA ligase; this encodes MTTKAESLSKGTTHGDAPFTDCWNPKMETLSRKALEELQLKRLKETLRRAVKAPFYAEVLGSAPWRRVRSLADVRHLPMTTKDDLRRAYPYGFLCVPKDRLVRLHVSSGTTGQATAVFYTQKDVDTWAELMARCLFMTGARPGDVFQNLSGYGLFTGGLGFHYGAERLGLLTIPSGAGNSKRQIQLMRDFSTTVMHIIPSYAMRLMDVMTEMGVDPKRDLQLRIAYLGAEPYSQEVRRRVEEFYGVKVFNSYGLSEMNGPGVAFECVYQNGLHIWEDAYLVEVLDPKTLDPVPEGQLGELVLTTLTREGMPLIRYRTKDLSRILPEDCPCGRVHRRLDRIQGRSDDMFILKGVNIFPVQVEQVLMGIPEVGNNYRILLDRQNNVDVMTVEVEVTDKIFVEDMRHLQRIQKKITKELKSELLVTPEVRLVEPHGLPQTDGKAVRLLDRRNPYQA